In Longimicrobium sp., the genomic stretch GTGACTAAACACAAACAGAGGTCAACCTGTGAGTCTGATGGAGCGCATTACGGTGAACCCTCGCCAATGTGGCGGCCGGCCATGCGTCCGGGGCATGCGGATCCGCGTAACTGATGTCCTCGATCTCCTGGCCACAGGGATGACGCCAAAGCAGGTGGTTGAGGAACTACCTGACTTGGAACCTGCGGACATTGAAGCATGCCTTCGATTCGCATCGCGCCGAATTGACTATCCGGTCGTCGTCGCGTGATTCTGTGGCTGGACGCCCAAATTTCGCCCACGGTGGCGCTTTGGCTTCGCTCGCG encodes the following:
- a CDS encoding DUF433 domain-containing protein, which gives rise to MERITVNPRQCGGRPCVRGMRIRVTDVLDLLATGMTPKQVVEELPDLEPADIEACLRFASRRIDYPVVVA